One stretch of Acidobacteriota bacterium DNA includes these proteins:
- a CDS encoding roadblock/LC7 domain-containing protein has protein sequence MGASDLIMYEEEFQKIKDIISKLRVDANANVVFLVDKNGQQIAATGDVERLDTTSLASLTAGNVAATDGLAKLIGEKEFAVLFHEGEKENIHISIVAGKVILVVIFDERSSLGLVRLRVKRSSEELSRVFHQIMEKTERERATGASALESPFAEITDADIDALFNE, from the coding sequence ATGGGCGCCTCAGACCTCATCATGTATGAGGAGGAATTTCAGAAAATCAAGGACATTATCAGCAAGCTGAGGGTCGACGCCAACGCCAACGTGGTCTTCCTGGTGGACAAGAACGGGCAGCAGATCGCGGCAACGGGGGACGTGGAGCGGCTGGACACGACGTCCCTCGCCTCCCTCACGGCGGGAAATGTGGCGGCCACGGATGGCCTGGCGAAACTCATCGGAGAAAAGGAGTTCGCCGTCCTCTTTCACGAAGGGGAGAAAGAGAACATCCACATCTCCATTGTGGCGGGGAAGGTCATCCTCGTGGTCATTTTCGACGAACGATCCTCCCTGGGGCTCGTCCGCCTTCGGGTCAAACGCAGCTCCGAGGAACTCAGCCGGGTCTTTCACCAGATCATGGAGAAGACCGAGCGGGAACGGGCCACCGGTGCGTCGGCGCTAGAGTCTCCCTTCGCGGAGATCAC
- the recR gene encoding recombination mediator RecR, with protein sequence MAELPFPLRRCLEVLRKLPGVGPKSAQRMLFHLLERAPDAPRELSEALQRVAEEVIRCPECRVYQAAGEPCPLCSDARRDPGVLCIVETPSDVYLVEETGEFRGRYHVLHGLLSPLRGVRPEDLGLEALETRIAGGEVREVILATPPTSEGEATASFLAAHLEGRVGRISRIAYGLPVGAEFQYVDAQTLSRALSGRKTLTS encoded by the coding sequence GTGGCCGAACTTCCCTTCCCCCTCCGCCGCTGTCTGGAGGTCCTGCGCAAACTGCCGGGTGTGGGGCCCAAGTCCGCCCAGAGGATGCTCTTCCATCTCCTGGAAAGGGCGCCGGACGCCCCCCGTGAACTCTCCGAGGCGCTCCAAAGAGTGGCCGAAGAAGTGATTCGATGTCCCGAATGCCGGGTCTACCAGGCCGCCGGCGAACCGTGTCCACTGTGTAGCGACGCCCGGAGGGACCCGGGGGTCCTCTGCATCGTGGAAACGCCGTCCGACGTATACCTGGTGGAGGAGACGGGCGAGTTCCGGGGCCGGTACCACGTTCTCCACGGCCTCCTATCGCCCCTTCGGGGAGTCCGTCCCGAAGACCTCGGACTGGAGGCCCTTGAGACAAGGATCGCAGGCGGCGAGGTGCGGGAGGTCATCCTGGCCACGCCGCCCACCTCCGAAGGGGAGGCCACGGCTTCCTTCCTGGCGGCTCACTTGGAAGGGCGGGTGGGCCGCATTTCGCGGATCGCCTACGGCCTCCCCGTGGGCGCGGAGTTCCAGTACGTGGACGCCCAAACCCTTTCCCGCGCGCTCTCGGGCCGCAAGACCCTCACCTCGTGA
- a CDS encoding YbaB/EbfC family nucleoid-associated protein, with protein MPNLNKLLKQAQRMQEKVQEEMEALQVQESAGGGMVSVLMNGHKQVLEIRVDPSLLVPQEKEMLEDLLVAAVNAAGSKVDETLQTKLGGLGGGLGLPGF; from the coding sequence ATGCCGAACCTGAATAAGCTCTTGAAGCAGGCCCAAAGGATGCAGGAGAAGGTGCAGGAGGAAATGGAGGCCCTCCAGGTCCAGGAATCGGCGGGAGGCGGGATGGTCAGCGTCCTCATGAACGGGCACAAGCAGGTCCTGGAGATCCGGGTGGACCCGTCCCTGCTGGTCCCCCAGGAAAAGGAAATGCTGGAGGATCTCCTGGTGGCCGCCGTGAACGCGGCGGGCTCCAAGGTGGACGAGACCCTGCAAACCAAGTTGGGGGGCCTGGGAGGGGGATTGGGCCTTCCCGGCTTTTAG
- the dnaX gene encoding DNA polymerase III subunit gamma/tau codes for MNQERPHQALARRYRPRSFSEMVGQEAVVRTLRNALASGRIHPAYIFSGIRGVGKTTAARIFAKGLNCANGPTPDPCGACPACEEIARGACLDVLEIDGASHTHAEEARELMQAARYMPARDRYRIFIIDEVHMLSVQAFNALLKTLEEPPPHVVFILATTEPHKIPETIHSRAQHFVFRRVPPPRVARYLQEICREAGVEAEPEALEIVARGGEGSVRDSLTLLDRLLAYADGPLTERETSEALGVVGQEDLLGLLESLMGGDARAAASFVDRMRERGQNLDRFLGDMDETLRTAMRWKLGSDAPTAPQRLKALSSGASLEDLLRLTDLIASTRQRLKGAADPEALVELQLVKAAHLPNILPLDAILGALAGQAPPSRPPSGNGERAKVPQKEMEEAEEAEEVEGLRFRALIPFKRMDEGEAASLESDGRFSAFKEAAGLKVPLAASAIQAADVSLDPDGVLHVALPDGALTAAALLGSPESREVLERSARELGFPGRVVVEVREPDLQAAPKEPEGPKGTPLAEKVIRRLGGQVVGVRPVTPPVPVGGEDAEPE; via the coding sequence TCCGGGGGGTAGGAAAGACGACAGCGGCGAGGATCTTCGCCAAGGGCCTCAACTGCGCCAACGGCCCCACGCCCGACCCATGCGGCGCTTGCCCGGCCTGCGAGGAGATCGCCCGAGGGGCCTGCCTGGATGTGCTGGAGATCGACGGCGCCTCCCACACCCATGCGGAGGAGGCCCGGGAACTCATGCAGGCAGCTCGCTACATGCCCGCCCGGGACCGCTACAGGATCTTCATCATCGACGAGGTCCACATGCTCTCCGTGCAGGCCTTCAATGCCCTCCTCAAGACCTTGGAGGAGCCTCCCCCGCACGTCGTCTTCATCCTCGCCACCACCGAGCCCCACAAGATCCCCGAAACCATCCACAGCCGCGCCCAGCACTTCGTTTTCCGGCGGGTCCCTCCCCCGCGGGTGGCCCGCTACCTCCAGGAAATCTGCCGGGAGGCCGGGGTCGAGGCCGAGCCCGAGGCGCTGGAGATCGTGGCGCGGGGAGGTGAAGGCTCGGTCCGTGACAGTCTGACCCTGCTCGACCGACTCCTCGCCTACGCCGACGGGCCCTTGACGGAGCGGGAGACCTCGGAGGCGCTCGGAGTGGTGGGCCAGGAGGACCTTCTGGGGCTGCTGGAGTCCCTCATGGGAGGAGATGCCCGCGCGGCGGCCTCCTTCGTGGACAGAATGCGGGAACGGGGCCAGAACCTGGACCGATTCCTCGGGGACATGGACGAGACCCTTCGAACGGCCATGCGATGGAAGCTGGGATCTGACGCCCCAACCGCTCCGCAAAGGTTGAAGGCCCTCTCCTCCGGGGCCTCGCTGGAAGACCTCTTGAGACTCACCGACCTGATCGCCTCGACACGCCAGCGCCTCAAGGGGGCGGCGGATCCCGAAGCGCTCGTGGAACTCCAGCTCGTGAAGGCGGCCCACCTGCCGAACATTCTGCCCCTGGACGCCATCTTGGGGGCTCTGGCGGGCCAGGCCCCTCCCTCCCGGCCGCCGTCGGGGAACGGGGAGCGGGCCAAGGTGCCCCAAAAGGAGATGGAGGAGGCGGAGGAGGCGGAGGAGGTGGAGGGCCTCCGTTTCCGCGCCCTCATTCCCTTCAAGCGGATGGACGAGGGCGAGGCGGCCTCCTTGGAGAGCGATGGCCGCTTTTCGGCGTTCAAGGAGGCCGCGGGGCTCAAGGTGCCCCTGGCCGCCTCCGCCATCCAAGCGGCGGACGTGTCCTTGGATCCCGACGGCGTTCTTCACGTGGCCCTTCCCGATGGGGCGCTCACGGCGGCCGCCCTCCTGGGTTCGCCCGAATCACGGGAGGTGCTGGAGCGCTCGGCCCGTGAACTGGGCTTTCCCGGTCGGGTCGTGGTGGAGGTGCGGGAGCCGGATCTCCAGGCTGCGCCAAAGGAGCCCGAAGGGCCGAAGGGGACGCCCCTTGCAGAAAAGGTGATCCGCCGCCTCGGGGGCCAGGTGGTGGGCGTACGGCCGGTGACGCCGCCGGTGCCGGTGGGAGGAGAAGATGCCGAACCTGAATAA